One genomic segment of Panicum virgatum strain AP13 chromosome 2N, P.virgatum_v5, whole genome shotgun sequence includes these proteins:
- the LOC120658223 gene encoding ornithine decarboxylase-like — protein sequence MVGSSPLQAVLVAPGVKDRKVLAFERRDALKDKDAASGLLRAVLASNPAQRTAFYAFDLARVADLYWAWRRALAGVRPCYAVKCNPDPALLGALAALGAGFDCASRAEIEAVLALGVRPRDIVYANPCKPEPHLEYAAQVGVNLATYDSEEEVAKVKRCHPDCELLLRLKGPDGGDARVDLGTKYGAHADEIVPLLRAAQRAGVTVAGVSFHVGSGASNLAVYRGAIEAARAAFDAAAALGMPPMRVLDIGGGFVSGPTFDEAAAVINDALAQHFGDLPCVEVIGEPGRYFAETAFTLAARVIGKRTRGEVREYWIDDGLYGSLNCVIMDHYVPTPRPLAAPRPGEKTYTSTVFGPTCDSLDTVVTGYQLPEMSVGDWLVFDNMGAYTTGAGSNFNGFATSDIKIYVAYSTS from the coding sequence ATGGTCGGGAGCAGCCCCCTGCAGGCCGTGCTGGTGGCCCCCGGCGTCAAGGACAGGAAGGTGCTCGCGTTCGAGCGCCGCGACGCGCTCAAGGACAAGGACGCCGcctccggcctcctccgcgccgtcctcgcctccaACCCGGCCCAGCGGACCGCCTTCTACGCCTTCGACCTCGCCAGGGTCGCCGACCTCTACTGGGCGTGGCgtcgcgcgctcgccggcgtgcgcccCTGCTACGCCGTCAAGTGCAACCCGGACCCGGCGCTCCtcggcgcgctcgccgcgctcggcgcGGGCTTCGACTGCGCCAGCCGCGCCGAGATCGAGGCCGTGCTCGCGCTCGGCGTCCGGCCCCGCGACATCGTCTACGCCAACCCCTGCAAGCCCGAGCCGCACCTCGAGTACGCCGCGCAGGTCGGCGTCAACCTCGCCACCTACGACtccgaggaggaggtggccaaGGTCAAGCGCTGCCACCCGGACTGCGAGCTCCTGCTCCGCCTCAAGGgccccgacggcggcgacgccagGGTCGACCTGGGCACCAAGTACGGCGCGCACGCCGACGAGATCGTGCCGCTCCTGCGCGCCGCCCAGCGCGCGGGGGTCACCGTGGCCGGCGTCTCCTTCCACGTCGGGAGCGGCGCCAGCAACCTCGCTGTGTACCGCGGGGCCATcgaggccgcgcgcgcggcgttCGACGCGGCGGCCGCCCTGGGGATGCCGCCCATGCGCGTCCTCGACATCGGCGGCGGGTTCGTGTCCGGCCCCACgttcgacgaggcggcggcggtcatcAACGACGCGCTCGCTCAGCACTTCGGCGACCTGCCGTGCGTGGAGGTCATCGGCGAACCGGGGAGGTACTTCGCCGAAACGGCGTTCACGCTCGCCGCGCGCGTCATCGGGAAGCGCACGCGCGGCGAGGTGCGCGAGTACTGGATCGACGACGGGCTCTACGGCTCGCTCAACTGCGTCATCATGGACCACTACGTGCCGACTCCGAGGCcgctcgccgccccgcgccccggcGAGAAGACCTACACCTCGACGGTGTTCGGGCCGACGTGCGACTCCCTCGACACGGTGGTGACCGGGTACCAGCTGCCGGAGATGAGCGTGGGTGACTGGCTCGTCTTCGACAACATGGGCGCGTACACCACCGGGGCCGGTTCCAACTTCAACGGCTTCGCCACGTCGGACATAAAGATCTACGTGGCATACTCCACCAGCTGA
- the LOC120662788 gene encoding pentatricopeptide repeat-containing protein At3g57430, chloroplastic-like: MLQGYARAGPSHAREAVALFARMHASTRATAAGNRYTYTFIVKACAAAGDDDAGRAGRAVHALAVGAGVDLDVFVGNALVAFYARCGDVAAARKVFDGVAAKDVVSWNSMVAGYAQNGHSDEAVALLRSMLRRGATCRPDHVTLVAALPACAASAATREGLWAHSYAVKKAFRVDDALASGLIATYAACGRLDTARAIFDRAPGRNQAVYSSMIQAYGSHGHGVEALNLFRLMLAKGIAPDGICFVSVLSACAHSGLVDDGLRVFGTMGDHGVERRQVHYACVIDLLGRAGQLSRALGFVESICRLNRGKTSGARCSPPAGCTTTWSSPCVRPSTCSSSTQGTLAGMDVWYKFCDNPAKFRQLQSSQADMIQLQL, from the exons ATGCTCCAGGGCTATGCGCGGGCCGGGCCGTCGCACGCGCGAGAGGCCGTTGCGCTCTTCGCGCGCATGCACGCGAGCACCCGGGCCACCGCGGCCGGGAACCGCTACACGTACACGTTCATCGTCaaggcgtgcgccgccgcgggggacgACGACGCGGGTCGCGCCGGACGGGCTGTGCACGCGCTCGCGGTCGGAGCCGGGGTCGACCTCGACGTCTTCGTGGGCAACGCGCTCGTCGCGTTCTACGCGAGGTGCGgcgacgtggcggcggcgaggaaggtgTTCGACGGGGTCGCCGCGAAGGACGTCGTGAGCTGGAACTCGATGGTCGCCGGGTACGCCCAGAACGGGCACTCGGACGAGGCCGTCGCGCTGCTCCGTTCCAtgctgcggcgcggcgcgaccTGCCGGCCTGACCATGTCACCTTAGTCGCCGCGCTGCCGGCctgcgcggcgtcggcggccacACGCGAAGGCCTGTGGGCGCATTCCTACGCCGTAAAGAAGGCCTTTCGCGTGGACGACGCGTTGGCTAGCGGGCTCATTGCCACGTACGCCGCGTGCGGCCGGCTGGACACCGCCCGGGCCATCTTCGACCGTGCACCGGGCCGGAACCAGGCCGTCTACAGCTCAATGATCCAGGCTTACGGGAGCCACGGTCATGGCGTCGAGGCACTGAACCTGTTCCGCCTTATGCTAGCGAAAGGCATTGCGCCCGACGGCATCTGCTTCGTGTCCGTGCTTTCGGCTTGCGCGCACAGCGGACTGGTCGACGACGGGCTCAGGGTCTTCGGCACGATGGGAGACCACGGCGTGGAGAGGCGGCAGGTGCACTACGCCTGCGTGATCGACTTGCTCGGCCGCGCCGGGCAGCTGTCCCGGGCGCTCGGGTTCGTGGAGTCCATATGCCGTTTGAACCGGGGAAAGACGTCTGgggcgcgctgctcgccgcctgCCGGCTGCACGACGACATGGAGCTCGCCGTGCGTGCGGCCGAGCACCTGCTCGTCCTCGACGCAGGGAACGCTGGCCG GTATGGACGTATGGTACAAATTCTGTGACAACCCCGCCAAATTTAGACAGTTACAAAGTTCACAGGCGGATATGATCCAGCTTCAACTCTGA
- the LOC120658222 gene encoding phospholipase D delta-like, whose product MASSAGGESPAKPVLLHGDLDLWILEARLLPNMDLFSEQVRRCFAACRPPTSCGPKQPLPTTAATRGGGARQHHRKIITSDPYVTLSVADAVVARTAVIPNCQEPVWEERFAVPLAHRAAALEFQVKDNDTFGAQLIGTVTVPADLVARGEEVEDWYPIIGTNGKPYKPDTALRLRFRFQPIAENPAYRHGIPGDPDHSGIKDSYFPLRHGGQVTLYQDAHVREGDLPEIELENGKMFEHNACWEDICHAILEAHHMIYIVGWSVYDKVRLVREGSPSRPLPEGGDLTLGDLLKFKSQEGVRVCLLVWDDKTSHNKFFIKTGGVMATHDEETRKFFKHSSVICVLSPRYASNKLSIFKQQVVGTLFTHHQKCVLVDTQAWGNKRKVAAFIGGLDLCDGRYDTPEHRLFKDLDTAFENDYHNPTFSAGAKGPRQPWHDLHCRIDGPAAYDVLKNFEQRWRKATKWRDRFRTVSHWKDDALIKLERISWILSPSPNIPNDHPTLWVSKEEDPENWHVQVFRSIDSGSLKGFPSDSKEASKQNLVCRKNLIIDKSIHTAYVRAIRSAQHFIYIENQYFLGSSYAWPSYVNSGADNLIPIELALKIASKIRAGERFAVYVVIPMWPEGVPTASSVQEILFFQAQTMEMMYKIIADELKAMDIKDLHPQDYLNFFCLGNREEPTSNGSLESEKSTDKSAAALATKYRRFMIYVHAKGMIVDDEYVILGSANINQRSLAGSRDTEIAMGAYQPHYAWSTKNRHPHGQVYGYRTSLWAEHLGMVDDRFKDPSSLDCVRFVNQIAEENWQRFTAEEMGTLQGHLLKYPVKVEADGKIGSLPDQECFPDVGGKILGAPTSLPDSLTM is encoded by the exons atggcgtcgtcggccggcggcgagtcTCCGGCGAAGCCCGTGCTCCTGCACGGCGACCTCGACCTCTGGATCCTCGAGGCGCGCCTGCTGCCCAACATGGACCTCTTCTCCGAGCAGGTCCGCCGGTGCTTCGCCGCCTGCCGCCCGCCCACCTCGTGCGGGCCCAAGCAACCGctccccaccaccgccgccacgcgaggcggcggcgcccgccagcACCACCGGAAGATCATCACCAGCGACCCCTACGTCACGCTGTCCGTGGCCGACGCCGTCGTCGCGCGCACCGCCGTCATTCCCAACTGCCAGGAGCCCGTCTGGGAGGAGCGCTTCGCTGTGCCGctcgcccaccgcgccgccgcgctcgagtTCCAGGTCAAGGACAACGACACCTTCGGCGCGCAGCTCATCGGCACCGTCACCGTACCGGCCGACCTCGTCGCCAGGGGCGAAGAGGTCGAAGATTGGTaccccatcatcggcaccaaCGGCAAGCCGTACAAGCCCGACACCGCGCTGCGCCTCCGCTTCCGCTTCCAGCCCATCGCCGAGAACCCGGCATACCGGCACGGCATCCCCGGGGACCCCGACCACAGCGGCATTAAGGACTCCTACTTCCCGCTCCGCCACGGGGGCCAAGTTACGCTGTACCAGGACGCGCACGTCAGGGAAGGGGACCTGCCGGAGATTGAGCTCGAGAACGGCAAGATGTTCGAGCACAACGCGTGCTGGGAGGACATCTGCCACGCCATCCTAGAGGCGCACCACATGATATACATCGTCGGCTGGTCGGTCTACGACAAGGTGCGGCTCGTGCGCGAGGGGTCGCCCTCGCGGCCATTGCCTGAGGGTGGCGACCTTACACTGGGAGACCTGCTCAAGTTCAAGTCGCAGGAGGGTGTCAGAGTGTGCCTGCTCGTGTGGGATGACAAAACTTCACATAACAAGTTTTTCATCAAGACG GGTGGAGTTATGGCAACTCATGATGAAGAAACTCGGAAGTTTTTCAAGCATTCCTCAGTCATATGTGTTCTTTCTCCTCGATATGCCAGCAATAAGCTAAGCATTTTCAAACAACAG GTTGTTGGAACTTTGTTTACACACCATCAAAAATGTGTGCTGGTTGATACACAAGCATGGGGAAACAAGCGGAAAGTTGCAGCTTTCATCGGGGGCCTAGATCTTTGTGATGGCCGCTATGACACACCAGAACACAGGCTTTTCAAAGATCTTGACACAGCATTCGAAAATGATTACCATAACCCTACATTTTCG GCAGGTGCAAAGGGACCTAGACAACCATGGCATGATTTACATTGCAGGATTGATGGTCCTGCTGCCTACGAtgtcttgaaaaattttgaacagcGGTGGCGAAAGGCAACAAAATGGCGTGACCGTTTTAGGACAGTATCCCATTGGAAAGATGATGCTTTAATTAAGCTGGAGCGTATCTCATGGATACTAAGCCCTTCACCTAATATTCCAAATGATCATCCTACTTTGTGGGTTTCAAAAGAAGAAGATCCTGAAAATTGGCATGTTCAG GTATTCCGGTCAATTGACTCTGGTTCACTAAAAGGATTTCCTAGTGATTCCAAAGAAGCTTCAAAGCAG AATCTCGTGTGCCGGAAGAACCTGATAATTGATAAGAGCATTCATACTGCATATGTCCGGGCAATCAGATCTGCACAGCATTTCATTTATATTGAGAATCAATATTTTCTTGGTTCTTCATATGCTTGGCCATCCTATGTGAATTCAG GTGCTGACAATCTGATACCAATAGAATTAGCCCTCAAAATTGCAAGTAAGATTAGAGCAGGAGAACGCTTTGCAGTGTATGTAGTGATACCAATGTGGCCTGAAGGAGTACCTACTGCATCATCTGTGCAAGAAATCCTTTTCTTTCAG GCCCAGACAATGGAGATGATGTATAAGATAATTGCAGATGAGCTTAAGGCAATGGACATTAAGGATTTGCACCCTCAAGATTACTTGAACTTCTTTTGTCTTGGAAATCGGGAAGAACCAACGTCAAACGGCAGCCTGGAGTCAGAGAAATCTACAGATAAAAGTGCAGCG GCCTTAGCTACAAAATATCGGCGGTTCATGATCTACGTTCATGCAAAAGGGATGATTGTGGATGATGAATACGTCATTCTGGGTTCGGCAAACATCAACCAGAGATCCCTGGCAGGTTCCAGagatactgaaattgcaatggGGGCATACCAGCCTCATTATGCATGGTCTACAAAGAATAGACATCCTCACGGACAG GTATATGGATACAGAACGTCTCTCTGGGCAGAGCACCTTGGAATGGTTGATGATCGCTTCAAGGATCCTTCGAGTTTGGACTGTGTAAGGTTTGTGAATCAAATAGCTGAAGAGAACTGGCAAAGGTTTACAGCCGAAGAAATGGGAACACTACAGGGGCACCTCCTCAAGTACCCAGTCAAGGTGGAAGCTGATGGTAAGATCGGCTCACTGCCAGACCAAGAATGCTTTCCTGACGTTGGCGGCAAGATCCTCGGAGCTCCAACTTCACTTCCTGATTCGCTAACCATGTAG